The following coding sequences are from one Osmia bicornis bicornis chromosome 2, iOsmBic2.1, whole genome shotgun sequence window:
- the LOC114871438 gene encoding nuclear receptor coactivator 2 isoform X5, translated as MSIAVAENAGKRPSPCELQDPLWVKMSAITGSITKKRKKSDAKPQSQINKCLNEKRRRNQENLFIDELAELISVTDMSSGKTDKRQILQRTVDQIRHIRQQEGSNSHAVQQGEVSSSNPNILSNDQVGPILLEALDGFLFVVNTEGRVEYVTDNVTQYINYTKDDVLGKDIYNIIHHGDHNTFMPSLCPVSLGWTSEPQPQTRNRTFNCRFLVKPPDDKEETMEEKQQRVSKYESMQICSALLPSNSDRLESGDVSSESSDIGPCVMCVARRIPPNEKPIGTPIEQFTVKLDTAGKIIAVDVSWLSPPYSKYLSKVRDLIGTTIKDVCHPHDLSKLTAHLNDTLQVGESTSGVYRLRVSPDKFLNIQTKSKLFKANVMNTHDTDFIMATNSIIGDNDLTPIEGGQLSNNKVCSGHSSNRCANNSNNNNGNNNNNVGGPLMSVAHLNGQVSGISGRGLAGTSSSSSASSHGGGVATSSNSIVFSAGESCNNPLPSLSTSNPFNHFSGNMDLEFELFPSSTWDLDSSSGWADRPESRASGPPNSRPPSQPAPTSPSPQGTFSSNSAVAPHCSPMRAFSPTSGNAAHTFSNSFPFSPLQESQTSSLTNSGASSVSANGSAALTPKRQDDGKTGCSTGNNQSPMDTSGNARNNSSNVAGTATTAGQQQTTVVGVTATVVETQNSVVSTESGRLRNLLTKGASASEDSQDNTNNDSENQNKHRILKTLLNQQDEDDFHPEHNNKVRTSPSNMPKPSMDHSKSSLGNNMLLQLLNEKNDDEDEEARAGFKKRNELLQQLLKDQDDERKVQEQQCKSQNREEDPLLRSLGFRNTTPSPSQSGDNVGLGGSTQVGQKRPGEDGDLNIAVKRPMDGSHQVSSSGTSTNTTSKLWEKNKMLASLLAKQPPQPTTIPPIPASVISATPQDKLLRIGLKPQQQSQQSQSQSQQQQQQQQQQQQQQQQQQQQQQQQPWTGGSMQSVGGNTITTTATSARTPLQSQSRQLPRQTTNTYLTHMLSQQQRPQMGQMDSEFTGSGEYRHTNADPTGWDNQSSDPDLSDILDQVIEFVPDEAITDSSAIANLLDAIEAPQNNALNEKMAINAIQKSLMLFETAVNPTSSTITIPGTPPAYSTTLVTTPVTTSHSYQPPPMYQQQPRMRLNTQPGVRQTTTQFTQQQQLQLQQQRTKLIQQQQQQQLKQRLLQQQQQQQLLIPSNATATDQITTGIHNIDNLLNNTVAPNVSLQRSSVPDSQVSPGYGGSVQMPSGHRLAHSYSHPSTLPQHPIVNNNFNSGQQVSAAARLSPHSPAGILSFTHPQPLSPRVTQVRSQQQPTVQQQLQQQQRSMPSPGTPASARQSPFPAETFPPPTSPTASQFPPGPNPGAPNPSAQYRLQRTTSTPSATTQLPGGVGSPRHYGGVSKEQPLLSPSHPHSGCNPATPTHNQHNVTNTQQHFSNQQHSSMIYHTTANTINTADMQNNQFCYDRTSVPLYSSGPGDTQDARPLPPGNPVNHQLGGNASSTSEFVRQELRAIVGARTQQQQQQRVPNNIQNNLSGQVSQDDLDALGLTYEMSPAGEAVVSDGPAKSWAIGSAGGAPSSSRTSMEEVARGDPKVNQSSLLQKLLSE; from the exons TAACAAGTGCCTTAACGAAAAAAGACGACGGAACCAGGAGAACCTGTTTATCGATGAGCTTGCCGAGCTGATTTCCGTCACGGACATGAGCTCTGGCAAGACTGACAAACGCCAGATCCTTCAGAGAACCGTCGACCAG ATTCGGCACATTAGGCAACAGGAAGGCTCGAATAGTCATGCCGTTCAACAGGGGGAAGTGTCTTCATCGAATCCTAACATACTGTCCAACGATCAAGTTGGTCCTATTTTACTCGAG GCGTTAGATGGCTTTCTGTTTGTTGTAAATACGGAGGGACGAGTGGAGTACGTAACGGATAACGTAAcacaatatataaattatacgaAGGACGATGTGCTCGGCAaggatatttataatattattcatcATGGAGACCACAACACCTTCATGCCTAGCTTGTGCCCTGTGTCATTAG GCTGGACGAGCGAGCCGCAGCCCCAAACGAGGAATCGTACCTTCAATTGCCGCTTCTTGGTGAAGCCTCCTGATGATAAAGAAGAGACTATGGAAGAGAAGCAGCAACGAGTATCGAAATACGAGTCTATGCAGATCTGTTCAGCTCTTTTGCCAAGTAATAGCGATCGTCTGGAGAGCGGTGACGTATCATCCGAATCCTCGGACATCGGTCCTTGCGTAATGTGCGTGGCTCGCAGGATACCACCGAACGAGAAACCGATTGGTACCCCCATCGAGCAGTTCACTGTCAAGCTGGACACCGCGGGCAAGATTATCGCGGTTGATGTCAGCTGGCTGTCGCCCCCTTACTCCAAGTACCTAAGCAAGGTAAGG GACCTGATTGGCACTACAATAAAGGATGTGTGCCACCCTCATGATCTCAGTAAGCTAACTGCACATTTGAACGATACGCTTCAAGTCGGTGAGAGTACCAGCGGTGTGTACCGGCTACGCGTTAGTCCTGATAAGTTCCTTAACATTCAAACAAAGTCAAAACTTTTCAAAGCAAATGTGATGAATACACACGATACCGACTTCATTATGGCCACCAATTCCATCATCGG GGACAATGACTTAACGCCTATCGAGGGTGGTCAGCTTTCCAACAACAAAGTGTGCTCTGGACACTCTAGTAACCGTTGTGcgaataatagtaataataataatggtaacaataacaataacgTGGGTGGCCCGCTGATGTCCGTGGCGCATCTGAACGGTCAAGTGAGTGGTATCAGTGGTCGGGGGTTGGCTGgtacgtcgtcgtcgtcgtcagCGTCGTCGCATGGCGGCGGTGTTGCGACATCGTCGAACTCGATAGTGTTTAGCGCGGGCGAGTCTTGCAACAACCCCCTGCCGTCGCTAAGTACAAGTAATCCGTTCAACCACTTTTCGGGGAACATGGACTTGGAATTCGAGCTGTTCCCCAGTTCCACATGGGACTTGGATAGTAGCAGCGGGTGGGCAGATAGGCCCGAATCGAGAGCTAGCGGGCCACCAAATTCACGACCACCTTCCCAGCCAGCCCCGACATCTCCGAGTCCCCAGGGAACGTTCTCCTCTAATTCAGCGGTGGCGCCTCACTGCAGTCCCATGCGCGCGTTCAGCCCGACCTCAGGCAACGCAGCTCACACCTTCAGTAATTCGTTCCCCTTCAGTCCGCTTCAGGAATCACAGACGTCATCCTTGACCAACAGCGGTGCTAGTAGTGTTAGTGCCAACGGGTCAGCTGCGCTTACCCCGAAACGTCAGGATGATGGGAAGACCGGATGTTCGACCGGGAACAACCAATCCCCCATGGACACAAGCGGGAACGCGAGAAACAACTCGAGCAACGTGGCCGGGACCGCTACCACCGCCGGTCAACAACAGACCACCGTCGTCGGGGTGACCGCGACCGTTGTCGAAACTCAGAACAGTGTTGTGTCCACCGAGTCCGGTAGATTGAGAAACTTATTGACCAAGGGCGCTAGTGCTAGTGAGGACAGTCAGGACAATACGAATAACGATTCCGAGAACCAAAATAAGCATAGGATATTAAAGACCTTGTTGAATCAACAAGACGAGGACGATTTTCATCCGGAGCATAATAATAAAGTGCGAACCAGTCCTAGTAACATGCCGAAACCGAGCATGGACCATTCGAAATCTTCGCTTGGAAATAATATGCTGCTACAG TTATTAAATGAGAAAAACGATGACGAGGATGAAGAGGCTCGCGCCGGTTTCAAGAAACGGAACGAACTTTTGCAACAGCTCCTGAAAGACCAAGACGACGAGAGGAAAGTACAAGAGCAACAG TGCAAGTCACAGAATCGGGAAGAAGATCCTCTTTTGCGAAGTCTTGGCTTTCGAAACACCACGCCATCCCCGTCTCAATCGGGTGACAATGTTGGTCTCGGTGGTTCGACCCAGGTCGGTCAGAAGAGACCCGGCGAGGATGGCGATTTAAACATAGCTGTGAAACGTCCTATGGACGGTTCGCACCAGGTATCCTCATCGGGTACGTCCACCAACACGACCAGTAAACTCTGGGAGAAGAACAAGATGTTGGCTTCGTTGCTAGCTAAACAACCTCCTCAACCAACCACTATCCCACCAATACCTGCATCTGTGATATCGGCAACGCCACAG GATAAGCTGTTGCGCATAGGATTGAAGCCACAACAGCAGTCACAGCAGTCACAATCACAGtcgcaacagcagcaacagcaacagcagcagcagcagcagcagcaacaacaacagcagcaacagcaacagcagcaaccCTGGACGGGTGGTAGCATGCAGTCGGTTGGTGGTAATACGATAACGACAACTGCAACTTCCGCGCGTACTCCTCTCCAAAGCCAGTCGAGACAACTACCTCGTCAAACAACCAATACCTACCTCACTCATATGCTAAGTCAG CAACAAAGACCCCAAATGGGTCAGATGGATTCGGAATTTACGGGCAGCGGGGAGTATCGTCATACAAATGCAGATCCAACCGGTTGGGACAATCAGTCATCAGATCCTGATCTTTCCGATATTTTGGATCAAGTGATCGAATTCGTACCAGACGAAGCTATCACAG aTTCGTCTGCGATAGCAAATCTCTTAGATGCGATCGAAGCACCGCAGAACAACGCGTTGAACGAGAAGATGGCGATTAACGCGATACAAAAGTCGTTGATGTTATTCGAGACTGCCGTAAATCCAACGTCTTCCACCATAACAATTCCTGGCACACCTCCAGCTTACTCCACCACG TTGGTTACCACACCCGTAACGACGAGCCATAGTTACCAACCACCGCCGATGTATCAACAACAGCCAAGGATGAGGTTGAACACTCAGCCAGGTGTCAGACAAACGACCACTCAATTCACGCAGCAGCAACAGTTACAGTTACAACAACAACGTACAAAATTGatacaacaacaacagcaacaacaattGAAACAGAGGCTActgcaacaacaacaacagcaacagtTACTTATTCCTTCCAATGCTACAGCTACGGACCAAATTACCACCGGCATTCATAATATTGATAACCTTCTGAACAATACTGTTGCACCAAACGTGTCGTTACAG CGGTCGAGTGTCCCAGATTCGCAAGTATCTCCAGGTTATGGGGGATCCGTCCAGATGCCTTCCGGTCACCGACTTGCCCACTCGTACTCACATCCTTCAACGTTACCACAGCA CCCCATTGtaaacaataattttaacaGTGGTCAACAAGTGTCCGCCGCAGCTCGACTGTCACCGCATTCTCCCGCTGGTATCTTATCGTTCACTCATCCACAGCCGTTGTCACCACGGGTGACGCAA GTGAGATCGCAGCAACAGCCCACCGtgcagcagcagctgcagCAACAACAGAGATCGATGCCGTCGCCGGGTACTCCAGCGTCTGCACGACAATCTCCGTTTCCGGCGGAAACCTTTCCTCCACCCACCTCTCCTACAGCCAGCCAATTTCCACCCGGTCCTAATCCTGGCGCACCGAATCCTTCTGCCCAATATCGGTTGCAACGGACCACGTCTACGCCTTCAGCTACGACTCAGTTGCCAG GTGGGGTCGGTTCGCCCCGGCACTACGGCGGAGTGAGTAAGGAACAACCTCTTCTTTCACCTAGTCATCCACATTCGGGTTGCAACCCGGCAACACCGACTCACAATCAACACAACGTAACGAATACCCAACAACACTTCTCCAACCAACAACATTCTTCTATGATATACCACACGACAGCCAATACTATCAACACAGCTGACATGCAGAACAATCAGTTCTGTTACGATCGGACGTCTGTTCCACTCTATTCGTCAGGGCCTGGGGACACGCAGGATGCCAGGCCTCTGCCTCCCGGTAATCCTGTCAATCACCAATTGGGTG GAAATGCCAGCAGCACGTCCGAGTTCGTGAGGCAAGAATTGAGAGCGATCGTTGGCGCAAGAacgcaacaacaacaacaacaaaggGTACCTAACAACATTCAAAATAACCTTTCTGGTCAAGTATCTCAGGATGATCTTGATGCACTTGGTCTGACGTACGAGATGTCTCCTGCAG GTGAGGCTGTGGTTAGCGATGGCCCTGCAAAGAGCTGGGCCATTGGGAGTGCCGGAGGTGCCCCCTCGTCCTCCAGG
- the LOC114871438 gene encoding nuclear receptor coactivator 2 isoform X8: protein MSIAVAENAGKRPSPCELQDPLWVKMSAITGSITKKRKKSDAKPQSQINKCLNEKRRRNQENLFIDELAELISVTDMSSGKTDKRQILQRTVDQIRHIRQQEGSNSHAVQQGEVSSSNPNILSNDQVGPILLEALDGFLFVVNTEGRVEYVTDNVTQYINYTKDDVLGKDIYNIIHHGDHNTFMPSLCPVSLGWTSEPQPQTRNRTFNCRFLVKPPDDKEETMEEKQQRVSKYESMQICSALLPSNSDRLESGDVSSESSDIGPCVMCVARRIPPNEKPIGTPIEQFTVKLDTAGKIIAVDVSWLSPPYSKYLSKVRDLIGTTIKDVCHPHDLSKLTAHLNDTLQVGESTSGVYRLRVSPDKFLNIQTKSKLFKANVMNTHDTDFIMATNSIIGDNDLTPIEGGQLSNNKVCSGHSSNRCANNSNNNNGNNNNNVGGPLMSVAHLNGQVSGISGRGLAGTSSSSSASSHGGGVATSSNSIVFSAGESCNNPLPSLSTSNPFNHFSGNMDLEFELFPSSTWDLDSSSGWADRPESRASGPPNSRPPSQPAPTSPSPQGTFSSNSAVAPHCSPMRAFSPTSGNAAHTFSNSFPFSPLQESQTSSLTNSGASSVSANGSAALTPKRQDDGKTGCSTGNNQSPMDTSGNARNNSSNVAGTATTAGQQQTTVVGVTATVVETQNSVVSTESGRLRNLLTKGASASEDSQDNTNNDSENQNKHRILKTLLNQQDEDDFHPEHNNKVRTSPSNMPKPSMDHSKSSLGNNMLLQLLNEKNDDEDEEARAGFKKRNELLQQLLKDQDDERKVQEQQCKSQNREEDPLLRSLGFRNTTPSPSQSGDNVGLGGSTQVGQKRPGEDGDLNIAVKRPMDGSHQVSSSGTSTNTTSKLWEKNKMLASLLAKQPPQPTTIPPIPASVISATPQDKLLRIGLKPQQQSQQSQSQSQQQQQQQQQQQQQQQQQQQQQQQQPWTGGSMQSVGGNTITTTATSARTPLQSQSRQLPRQTTNTYLTHMLSQQQRPQMGQMDSEFTGSGEYRHTNADPTGWDNQSSDPDLSDILDQVIEFVPDEAITDSSAIANLLDAIEAPQNNALNEKMAINAIQKSLMLFETAVNPTSSTITIPGTPPAYSTTLVTTPVTTSHSYQPPPMYQQQPRMRLNTQPGVRQTTTQFTQQQQLQLQQQRTKLIQQQQQQQLKQRLLQQQQQQQLLIPSNATATDQITTGIHNIDNLLNNTVAPNVSLQRSSVPDSQVSPGYGGSVQMPSGHRLAHSYSHPSTLPQHPIVNNNFNSGQQVSAAARLSPHSPAGILSFTHPQPLSPRVTQGNYGNTPRLFNVNQVRSQQQPTVQQQLQQQQRSMPSPGTPASARQSPFPAETFPPPTSPTASQFPPGPNPGAPNPSAQYRLQRTTSTPSATTQLPGNASSTSEFVRQELRAIVGARTQQQQQQRVPNNIQNNLSGQVSQDDLDALGLTYEMSPAGEAVVSDGPAKSWAIGSAGGAPSSSRTSMEEVARGDPKVNQSSLLQKLLSE from the exons TAACAAGTGCCTTAACGAAAAAAGACGACGGAACCAGGAGAACCTGTTTATCGATGAGCTTGCCGAGCTGATTTCCGTCACGGACATGAGCTCTGGCAAGACTGACAAACGCCAGATCCTTCAGAGAACCGTCGACCAG ATTCGGCACATTAGGCAACAGGAAGGCTCGAATAGTCATGCCGTTCAACAGGGGGAAGTGTCTTCATCGAATCCTAACATACTGTCCAACGATCAAGTTGGTCCTATTTTACTCGAG GCGTTAGATGGCTTTCTGTTTGTTGTAAATACGGAGGGACGAGTGGAGTACGTAACGGATAACGTAAcacaatatataaattatacgaAGGACGATGTGCTCGGCAaggatatttataatattattcatcATGGAGACCACAACACCTTCATGCCTAGCTTGTGCCCTGTGTCATTAG GCTGGACGAGCGAGCCGCAGCCCCAAACGAGGAATCGTACCTTCAATTGCCGCTTCTTGGTGAAGCCTCCTGATGATAAAGAAGAGACTATGGAAGAGAAGCAGCAACGAGTATCGAAATACGAGTCTATGCAGATCTGTTCAGCTCTTTTGCCAAGTAATAGCGATCGTCTGGAGAGCGGTGACGTATCATCCGAATCCTCGGACATCGGTCCTTGCGTAATGTGCGTGGCTCGCAGGATACCACCGAACGAGAAACCGATTGGTACCCCCATCGAGCAGTTCACTGTCAAGCTGGACACCGCGGGCAAGATTATCGCGGTTGATGTCAGCTGGCTGTCGCCCCCTTACTCCAAGTACCTAAGCAAGGTAAGG GACCTGATTGGCACTACAATAAAGGATGTGTGCCACCCTCATGATCTCAGTAAGCTAACTGCACATTTGAACGATACGCTTCAAGTCGGTGAGAGTACCAGCGGTGTGTACCGGCTACGCGTTAGTCCTGATAAGTTCCTTAACATTCAAACAAAGTCAAAACTTTTCAAAGCAAATGTGATGAATACACACGATACCGACTTCATTATGGCCACCAATTCCATCATCGG GGACAATGACTTAACGCCTATCGAGGGTGGTCAGCTTTCCAACAACAAAGTGTGCTCTGGACACTCTAGTAACCGTTGTGcgaataatagtaataataataatggtaacaataacaataacgTGGGTGGCCCGCTGATGTCCGTGGCGCATCTGAACGGTCAAGTGAGTGGTATCAGTGGTCGGGGGTTGGCTGgtacgtcgtcgtcgtcgtcagCGTCGTCGCATGGCGGCGGTGTTGCGACATCGTCGAACTCGATAGTGTTTAGCGCGGGCGAGTCTTGCAACAACCCCCTGCCGTCGCTAAGTACAAGTAATCCGTTCAACCACTTTTCGGGGAACATGGACTTGGAATTCGAGCTGTTCCCCAGTTCCACATGGGACTTGGATAGTAGCAGCGGGTGGGCAGATAGGCCCGAATCGAGAGCTAGCGGGCCACCAAATTCACGACCACCTTCCCAGCCAGCCCCGACATCTCCGAGTCCCCAGGGAACGTTCTCCTCTAATTCAGCGGTGGCGCCTCACTGCAGTCCCATGCGCGCGTTCAGCCCGACCTCAGGCAACGCAGCTCACACCTTCAGTAATTCGTTCCCCTTCAGTCCGCTTCAGGAATCACAGACGTCATCCTTGACCAACAGCGGTGCTAGTAGTGTTAGTGCCAACGGGTCAGCTGCGCTTACCCCGAAACGTCAGGATGATGGGAAGACCGGATGTTCGACCGGGAACAACCAATCCCCCATGGACACAAGCGGGAACGCGAGAAACAACTCGAGCAACGTGGCCGGGACCGCTACCACCGCCGGTCAACAACAGACCACCGTCGTCGGGGTGACCGCGACCGTTGTCGAAACTCAGAACAGTGTTGTGTCCACCGAGTCCGGTAGATTGAGAAACTTATTGACCAAGGGCGCTAGTGCTAGTGAGGACAGTCAGGACAATACGAATAACGATTCCGAGAACCAAAATAAGCATAGGATATTAAAGACCTTGTTGAATCAACAAGACGAGGACGATTTTCATCCGGAGCATAATAATAAAGTGCGAACCAGTCCTAGTAACATGCCGAAACCGAGCATGGACCATTCGAAATCTTCGCTTGGAAATAATATGCTGCTACAG TTATTAAATGAGAAAAACGATGACGAGGATGAAGAGGCTCGCGCCGGTTTCAAGAAACGGAACGAACTTTTGCAACAGCTCCTGAAAGACCAAGACGACGAGAGGAAAGTACAAGAGCAACAG TGCAAGTCACAGAATCGGGAAGAAGATCCTCTTTTGCGAAGTCTTGGCTTTCGAAACACCACGCCATCCCCGTCTCAATCGGGTGACAATGTTGGTCTCGGTGGTTCGACCCAGGTCGGTCAGAAGAGACCCGGCGAGGATGGCGATTTAAACATAGCTGTGAAACGTCCTATGGACGGTTCGCACCAGGTATCCTCATCGGGTACGTCCACCAACACGACCAGTAAACTCTGGGAGAAGAACAAGATGTTGGCTTCGTTGCTAGCTAAACAACCTCCTCAACCAACCACTATCCCACCAATACCTGCATCTGTGATATCGGCAACGCCACAG GATAAGCTGTTGCGCATAGGATTGAAGCCACAACAGCAGTCACAGCAGTCACAATCACAGtcgcaacagcagcaacagcaacagcagcagcagcagcagcagcaacaacaacagcagcaacagcaacagcagcaaccCTGGACGGGTGGTAGCATGCAGTCGGTTGGTGGTAATACGATAACGACAACTGCAACTTCCGCGCGTACTCCTCTCCAAAGCCAGTCGAGACAACTACCTCGTCAAACAACCAATACCTACCTCACTCATATGCTAAGTCAG CAACAAAGACCCCAAATGGGTCAGATGGATTCGGAATTTACGGGCAGCGGGGAGTATCGTCATACAAATGCAGATCCAACCGGTTGGGACAATCAGTCATCAGATCCTGATCTTTCCGATATTTTGGATCAAGTGATCGAATTCGTACCAGACGAAGCTATCACAG aTTCGTCTGCGATAGCAAATCTCTTAGATGCGATCGAAGCACCGCAGAACAACGCGTTGAACGAGAAGATGGCGATTAACGCGATACAAAAGTCGTTGATGTTATTCGAGACTGCCGTAAATCCAACGTCTTCCACCATAACAATTCCTGGCACACCTCCAGCTTACTCCACCACG TTGGTTACCACACCCGTAACGACGAGCCATAGTTACCAACCACCGCCGATGTATCAACAACAGCCAAGGATGAGGTTGAACACTCAGCCAGGTGTCAGACAAACGACCACTCAATTCACGCAGCAGCAACAGTTACAGTTACAACAACAACGTACAAAATTGatacaacaacaacagcaacaacaattGAAACAGAGGCTActgcaacaacaacaacagcaacagtTACTTATTCCTTCCAATGCTACAGCTACGGACCAAATTACCACCGGCATTCATAATATTGATAACCTTCTGAACAATACTGTTGCACCAAACGTGTCGTTACAG CGGTCGAGTGTCCCAGATTCGCAAGTATCTCCAGGTTATGGGGGATCCGTCCAGATGCCTTCCGGTCACCGACTTGCCCACTCGTACTCACATCCTTCAACGTTACCACAGCA CCCCATTGtaaacaataattttaacaGTGGTCAACAAGTGTCCGCCGCAGCTCGACTGTCACCGCATTCTCCCGCTGGTATCTTATCGTTCACTCATCCACAGCCGTTGTCACCACGGGTGACGCAA GGCAACTATGGTAATACCCCGAGATTATTCAACGTTAACCAGGTGAGATCGCAGCAACAGCCCACCGtgcagcagcagctgcagCAACAACAGAGATCGATGCCGTCGCCGGGTACTCCAGCGTCTGCACGACAATCTCCGTTTCCGGCGGAAACCTTTCCTCCACCCACCTCTCCTACAGCCAGCCAATTTCCACCCGGTCCTAATCCTGGCGCACCGAATCCTTCTGCCCAATATCGGTTGCAACGGACCACGTCTACGCCTTCAGCTACGACTCAGTTGCCAG GAAATGCCAGCAGCACGTCCGAGTTCGTGAGGCAAGAATTGAGAGCGATCGTTGGCGCAAGAacgcaacaacaacaacaacaaaggGTACCTAACAACATTCAAAATAACCTTTCTGGTCAAGTATCTCAGGATGATCTTGATGCACTTGGTCTGACGTACGAGATGTCTCCTGCAG GTGAGGCTGTGGTTAGCGATGGCCCTGCAAAGAGCTGGGCCATTGGGAGTGCCGGAGGTGCCCCCTCGTCCTCCAGG